The Paenibacillus swuensis genome contains the following window.
GGGTGAGCGCATCCAGTGCCCCGAACGGTTCGTCCAGGCACAGCAGTTCCTTGGGGCTAAGCAACGCCCGCAAGAACGCCACCCGCTGCTGCATGCCGCCGGACAACACATGCGGATAGCTGTCCGCATAGCCGTCCAAGCCGATGCGGCGCAGCCACGCCATCGCCTCAGCGCGCGCCTCGGCGTCCGCGGTCCCTTCAACCTCCCTTATCAGCAGGAGGTTGCCAAGCACCGTGCGCCATGGCAGCAGCGTGTTGCTCTGCGGCATGTAGCTGATGCGGCCCGTCTGCCCGGTGACGTCCGCGCCGTCCAGCAGCACCCGGCCGCCCGACGGCGTCAGCACGCCGCCGATGACTTGGAACAGCGTGCTCTTGCCGCTGCCCGAAGGCCCGATGACGGAGACGAACTCTCCGTCACCAACCCGCAGGTTGACCCCGTCCAACACGGGGACACCTGCCTGCACACCCCGCCGCTCCCGCGGTCCCGCACCGCCGCCGGCGAACGTCAGAGAAATATCGCACAACGCAAGCTTGCTGCTCATTTCTCTTCCTCCTCTCCGGCCCCCGCGTTCCACGGGGTGACCCAACGTTCCAGCGCGCCCATGGCCGCGAACAACACCAAACTAAGCGCGGCGATAACGCCGATCGCCACAAACACACGGTCGGCCCGGAAGGAGGCCGACGCGAGCGTCATGTAGACGCCGATCCCCTTCTCGGCGCCCAGCCATTCCGCGATGACCGCTCCCATGACGCTGTAGGTCGCGCCGATCTTCAAGCCCGAGAACAGGTGCGGCAAGGCGCCCGGCAGCTCCAGCTTCATGAAGATCTGCCGCCGGGAGGCGCCGATCATCCGCATATAGCGCACCATGTCGCGGTCCGCGTGCCGAAAGCCTCCCAACGCGGCGATCAACACCGGAAAGAAGCACACAAGCACGATCAACACCAGCTTTGGCATAACCCCGAAGCCCAGCCACAGAATAAGCAGCGGCGCCAGCGCAATCGTCGGCACACTCTGCGAGAGAATCAGCAAAGGTTCAGCCAACCGCCGTAACCATGGCAACAGATGTAAGACGAATGCGAACAGTACGCCCAGCGCCGCACTCAATGCGAATCCGCCTACAGCAAGCACAGCAGTCGCCGCGGCATGTTCTCCTACCCGCTCCCGGGACGCCCATGCTTCCGTACCGATCTGCCACGGACTTGGCAGCAGCCAGGCTTCGATCCCGAACACGACCGTCGCGGCTTGCCACAGCGCCAGCAGTCCGAGGATCCCGGCCGCGGCCATGCCCACAGCGTGAATCCGAACACGTTTCATTTATCTGTACTTTTCGGTCAGTTGATCCATCGACGCGCCTTCCGGGTTATGGTATAACGTCATTTGGGTCATGACCCGCGGACATCCGGCCTGAATCATCGCATCGTTCATGTCCTTTACGATCTCCAGAAGGTGCGGCAATTC
Protein-coding sequences here:
- a CDS encoding ABC transporter ATP-binding protein, coding for MSSKLALCDISLTFAGGGAGPRERRGVQAGVPVLDGVNLRVGDGEFVSVIGPSGSGKSTLFQVIGGVLTPSGGRVLLDGADVTGQTGRISYMPQSNTLLPWRTVLGNLLLIREVEGTADAEARAEAMAWLRRIGLDGYADSYPHVLSGGMQQRVAFLRALLSPKELLCLDEPFGALDALTRQEMQEWLLSVWEEDRRSVLFVTHSIEEALLLSDRIYILSPRPATVIREIQVPFGRPRKEEIRHDAAFIQLRREIYEGLRS
- a CDS encoding ABC transporter permease, yielding MAAAGILGLLALWQAATVVFGIEAWLLPSPWQIGTEAWASRERVGEHAAATAVLAVGGFALSAALGVLFAFVLHLLPWLRRLAEPLLILSQSVPTIALAPLLILWLGFGVMPKLVLIVLVCFFPVLIAALGGFRHADRDMVRYMRMIGASRRQIFMKLELPGALPHLFSGLKIGATYSVMGAVIAEWLGAEKGIGVYMTLASASFRADRVFVAIGVIAALSLVLFAAMGALERWVTPWNAGAGEEEEK
- a CDS encoding thiamine-binding protein → MATTLLSVQIIPSVKGNEDVIPYVDRAIEVIQKSGVKHQVNALNTTLEGELPHLLEIVKDMNDAMIQAGCPRVMTQMTLYHNPEGASMDQLTEKYR